CACACCGGTTAGATGGCACCAAAAGCAACCGTTGAAATAGCGATAAATGAAAATACTCGATTCCAAGAGTTTTAACTCGTAATCttcagataaaaaaataaaagactcATTTTTTACTTTGAAATGCGTTGATTGATCATATATGAGAACACTATGAAAATaagaatattgaattatttgaatttttatatttttatgaattaatgtgtgtgtttatattattatttcatgtatttttataataaactgcatttataaaaattatgtttaatatttttaacccgtatgtattatttatctataaattttaatgattgtaattaatttatattaaagttgACGATtaaattacaaattatattaCATTTTAAAGATAAAGTTGAAGGTTTCTTCTTGGATATgctctaaatcaaaataaagATATAAATTTATTGTGTAAGTGAAACTGGAGAAATCCAAAGTAAGATGGGTCTTGTTCAAAAGAGAGAGACAGTAAAACCGAATATAAGATTAAGTTCATAAAACCTTtattcaaaaacaagaaaatatctGAAAAGTGAAAACTATTTAGGTGATTACCAAGATATAGTAGATAATTTGATTGATATcataaaaaagaagagatttCATTATCAAATCTAATTGTAAAAAGAAACGTCCATTTATTGTCTTGAATTCCAATAATACAATgtcaaatagtaaaaataatcaaatgagGAAAAAGAATCGTCCATTTATTCCCATTTTCATTCTTAAGACTTTCATGCTTCAGTATTTCCTCTAAAACGCTTAAATGCCATAAAGGTAGATTATAATTTAGAAACAGCAACCACTTTAAGTGAAAATGAACTCACATTGTTATTGTTACATAGTTTAagataatctatattataatagatcagTTTTTGCTAACtcctcagcgcgccacgtcaTCGTTTTGTGGGccccacttttaaaaaatgtaaaaaagtgTCAAGCCCATAGCTCGAACctgggttattgagatataaacaccaacatttataccactaagctaaccgatacctttgtacattgatggccgaacctaatatatatttatgaaggtcggaagccattgcttcttcggcttcctctgagggtcggacctacaagtgtgttatggttttcatttttaaatgggattcatcacgttatatgaaaaaaacttaagtttgcaacaattatggttttcctatattgtaaactgttgtagtttaatatgggttcttttcatcattgtctcaaacaagtatgagttacagagttgcgccgtgtgtatgttcgtaatctattttttcaccggtgaactcttcatgtctccatcttaaatcgcttgatcataaatgttcctgatttgtagcccctctgtaaaccatatatatatgattctcatctttgatgaactcaatctacatctccacaaaactcattgattcctcttagctttaaccatcttttagaaaatgtttctctctgcctctccagttcgtcaaaccggcgtcccggcgtccgtcactcaacgttcgagtctctccgtcttggtcttagtagtcagagcatagcctctggcttcctccgcttctgggattccctgaacttcaagaaagacagggagtttgtgggaatcacggttcttttcctcgatgaaaaggtaagttaatcttcgatttatcacacttatttaacataattgttttaatttattttctgattctttgttggataatactatttgcagattccgtgattcatgggtttactcccgtcggacatgctaatcattacatgccatctttgaaagcagattccattgtgaaagtcgatcgttttgaggttgctaggtgctccaactgattgcgaacacaaacctagaaattGGTAAACATAGCATATTTGGCAGCTCCAAGCAAGATTACAATCAGGCAAATTCAAGTGGAATGACATACCAACAACTGAAACTGGTAATTAGTCAACAACTTATCCCATATTTTCCTTATCTGAAAAAAATCTACTGTGTTTCTGATCTATTTTTTCATCTACGCAACTTTGGCCTCTGTCATGGATAGCTCTCTCCCAAGAATTGCATTGACTATGGTTTCTGGGAAGAAAAAGATTTTGCTCCTGAAAAAAGACCGTGACAACCCTGTTGTAAGATTTTAGTTTGTGCAGAACAAAAAACgttgatttattttctatttagtatAGTGATAGTTGTTGACAATCATTAGTTATTTGCCAATATGTTTTTTATGCGGCATTTCAGAACTCTCCATTCCAAGCGGAACAGCAGATGAAAGCTAATTTTTCTGGAAGCTCATCGACTTCAAGACAGAATCAGAAGATAGATGTTGGTGGGAGGTTAATCAAGGGAATACTTCAGAGAAGTGAGACGGCCTAGCCAGACTTCATCTTTTGTACAGCCTGAGCAAAGAGTGGAACCCACAAAACacgagagaagaaaaaacaaaacacgaaattaacatattcaGATATTCTCTCTTGCATGTCTAACATCTGGCGCCGACGAAACTCAACACCCACGGCAGACGAAGCTGATGCAAGTAAACCTCTCATCAATCATGCTTAAAATCAATCTACGCTTTTCAATCTCACAAACTAAGAAACAATTTTACCTACATGAATCGGGAAATTAGTGCCCACATTCCCGACATAGAGAAAAAAAGGAGTTGAAATCCTAATAGTTTTTCAGTATTAGACTAAACCACAGATTCAAGGCCCAGTTATTTTGAAACCCTtacattttaaatctaaatttattatctttttccatgcactatttgatttatatacaaacAACTACCTAAGTAAACACTAACAAGTTCCATCACCCTCAACTTTGaacatataagatataaaaatatcaacatatgacTTCATcgttcattcttatatcaaactcatcaaCTTATGTAATATCCAAAGTCCCATCAATCACATTATagacaaaaaacaataaaatcccGTAAACAAAACTATACAATACACCTATAATGTAGCTgactccgcgcttgcgcggagaCTATGCACCTAGTATTGTTAATACTTAAGTTAAGAGTCTGCAAATTAATTCTCAAAAAcgacaaacttttttttttctttttaaaaagtgacaatttcttaaacaaaaaaaagaaactctcACCTCTAAACTAACGAGGCAACAAGATACTACAACATGAGACAGTAGTAGCTTCATAAATGTTATTGTCAGCATTCTGAATTTCTCTCTTGCGTTACAGGAGATCTAAATCATTGTAGAGTTATCAATTTAATACCTTGGgctatatagaaaaaaaacaggagagagagagagagagagagagagagagagagagagagtgaatgTTCTGTCAGTTCTGGACGTAAGAAAACTTTGTCCCACTTGCAGTAGCGGCCCTGGGTAGAAGCCATGGAAACATATGCTTCCGGCCTTGTCCGGCCTtgtaaaagttaaataaaattttggccAGTAATTTCAAGTATTTTCAGCAGTTTAGTCGGTTAAAGCTTGAAAGGTTAAGCTAAAGGTAACAGGTTCGAGCTGTTATAACCCCCATTattaacctttttatttttttacaggcccacaattttttttgcttctgGCCCAAATTGTTTTTGACATTCTCAGGGCCGGGCCTGCCCACTTGTTGGTGAATCCACAGTCTCTCTGGTCAACACTCTTACTAACCTAGTTTTCATTGTCTTTTTCTTAGCTTTctacttttttctttcttgtcaaTTCATAGATTTTGTTATTTACATTCTTCAACGTGAATTAATTTTCATGACGACTTTTTAATATTGCGACCGTAATTTATCTCTTTAAGTTGGATATAAATTTGGTTTCGttatgataatattttgataCTGAAGCAAGTACAACTGAATTCAACCAATATATCACGATCAATGCAAATCAGACCAGACACAACTTACTGTAAGGTAGACGCATCTTGGGATAAAGCTTCAAATTTTGCAGGTTTTGCTTGGATCTTCAACGGACCCCCACGAACCGGTACGAGGATCACAAGCCCAACGATTCGTCAATTCCCCCCTCATGGCGGAGGCTCTAGCAATCAGATTCAGCCTTCGCGTGGCAGCATCCCTCGAGATTCAACATCTTAGGGTTTGCTCCGACTGTCAGACGCTCATTCGAGCTATCAATAACAGAGCTATGGTTTCGGAGATCTTCGGTGTTGTGGCAGACATCAATCATCTCTCATCTCTGTTTATCTCAATTTCTTTTGCTTTCATTCCACGATCTCAGAACTCTGAGGCGGATGCTTTGGCAAAGCATGCCCTCTTGTCTTTCTCCCTTGTAATGGGTCCTGTAGTGGGCTAAAACAATGTTTGGGttctaatataaagtattttattgacaaaaaaaagaacatcGTCTACCCCAGTGTTTTTTAATGAAAGTTATTCCCAAATGTTACTTTACATAGTTGCTATTGTTTTTAACTTACGCATAGGGATGTTAAAACGGGCTTCAAACCCGCGGGCTCTAACGGGCTCTGTATAAAATTTCTGGCCCGTTACCCGTTTATTTGTATGTAAAACTTTACGGGTCCATACCGGGTTACCCATTAAGGCCCGTTTAATAAATGGGTGGAGTCTGAATATAAAATTTCTGACCCGTTACccgtttagttttttttttctttaaaaaaaaaagagaaaacaacgTCGTTAGGTTTCACTTTACATCTTTCTCAAGCCGTCGCTCTTCTTAGATCGTATCCTCTTCAAGCTCTCTGTCAATCGAATTTGAGAAATCGAGAAAAGTTATATGAATCAAACTTGAGAAATCGAGAAAAGGGtctcttcgttttcttcattaAGCTACGGTAAGTTATTGGTTTTGACatttgtttcatcttcttcgagAGCAATCTCTCAAACAACTCTTCCTCTGATTTTGATTCTGGGTTATTGATATGAAGCTTCATTGTATAGGATCTTTTTGAGTTAGAAAGAAGCATTGCAGCTGGTGTGGACAACCCAAAGACacatttagatatttatttagaGGAGCCAAGAGTAAACAGAAAAAATTATCCAAACTTGGATGTCTTAGGTTATTCGAAAGAGAATCATCATAGGCTGAGTGATTTAGCTGATATGGCGAGGGATTTGCTTACCATCCCTTTTACTACGGTTGCCTCTGAGTCGGCCTTTAGTATTGGAGGTAGAATTTTGACTCCATACCGAAACCGGCTTCTTCCAAAAAATGTTCAAGCTTTGCTTTGTGCTCGCAATTGGCTTAGAGGATTTGCAGAATTTGAaggtagttttaaaattttacacaaACAGACTTGTAGTTAAATGATTCTTGGATTAACTTGCATTTTAAATTGTAGGTACCATCCAAGATACTGATGAGATTGCCACTGAAGATGTCAGAAAAACAGTGAGCAGCTCAAGAGTAGAAAGTTCAAGGTCAGGAGATTCAAACATACAATGAGACAGTGAAGAGGTAACCTTGAGTCCTTGACTGTTACTTACTCGGTTCTTTGATAGAGAATGGTCCAATTCTGATACTTTCATGTCTTGTTAGGTCATGTGTTTGTGGCCTTGACTGTAAACTGTTATGTCTTTTATGTCTTGTTAGGTGTGTAAACTCCTTACGTAATGCTGATATAAATAATGTCATTTCTTTGCTGAGCAATGCTCCATGTAGATGGAGAACTCATTGTTGGTTTGAGACTAAAAGAGGAGGATGAAGTTGGTTTCTATCTTGTTTATCCATAGTTGTTTCTCTATGGttgacagtttttttttttcagacacAAGTTTAATTGCAAAACTGTTTTGTTATCTTTCAATTTATGAGTTTGTTGGTTTGCACTAGAACAGATATTGTCGGGTTTTGTTGTCTTTCACCttcaaaaacagttttaaaacaGGTTCATTACATGTTATTGTAAAGCTCCAAAATTGTTTGCTTTACTTCAGATTTCAGATTCGTTAAACTTACAAGTTACAAACACATATGCagaagtttaataaatattaaaactgataaaGGTAAGCATTATGGAttcattataaaataacatCCTTAATCATAAGTTTCTTAGGATTAACATAGCAAAAGAGAGAAacaataacaaatctatattaaaaaaataactaaacagtatttggaaaagaaaaaaacaaacaggCTCACGGGTATCTCCAATTCAAAGGGGCTCATAATTAAACGGGCTCTAACGGGTTTGCGGTTAAAAGGGCATGCAGTTAACGGGTTTTAAATGGGTATGGTCTAAACGGGCTGGGCCTAAAAAGGTACGGGCTACCCGTATTAACATCCCTACTTACGCATGGGTAAAGATAACGCCAAAGCGACAAAACGAAGGAAACAGTCAAATAATAGAAAGTAGGACCATGTTTTTATTGAGAAACATTTGTATGATAAACGTCTGATTTGATATAACAAAGCCCCTACCTAGCTAGACTTCCTTTGCATTCGAATACagtttttactaatatttattctCCTTAATTACCTAAAATATATGTAGGTTTTCGTATACTCCATTGCAATGCAGTAACTTAAATATTACAATCATGAGACAGAGTTAAAACTTTGAAGCAAAGGATCATATCAACTTGACTGTCAAAAACTCTGTTCCTGACTTTGATATGTTACGTGTTCGTTTGTTGCAAATTAATTTGTAGGGGGGTAAATAATGAGATTGTATCATTATGTTTGGACATCTAAAAACAGTTATAGCGATTTAACATATATGGTTATTTGTTTGGACAATCTTACTACAGTTTGAACATATGTATCTTAATAGTTTAAAAACATTTCCAAGGCAAGTCTCTTATGTGAGTATTAATAAATTGAAtgaaaattaacaatattttagtAGATGGCAATTTCAGATAAAATTTACTCAAATATATCTTAAatgaaaaaattagaataattatctcaattaaactaaatttcctacgttttataactaaaataaaagtaaCTATATCACTATTATTTGGTTGAAAAGGAGATAGGTTCTGTAATAATTATATTGACGTACTAACGTTTTTAATCCCCGGGATTAAAGTGTAGTATCACCTCACGTGGATAAAGACTAACTTCCACACTTTCCGCAAGTAAACCATATACCACAGTCTAAACACTAAACGCATGACCTAATTTACTTTCACATTGGGCAATGTGAAGCTTCGACATTACTCATCACCATATTAGCCCATTGTTTAACAATTCTTCGCATCTATAAAATATCCAGATGAAGAAACAAAAGCATTATAGATTTAGGAAATCAATAAGAAACGCGCACAACAAAATATTGGTCAACGATCTAACGAGAGCGTTTTGTGAATGTTATCCGAAACTCATACATCACACCATCACAACAGGTAAGTGAAACCAATATTTTTGCAAATGTTAACATTTAAGCGTCCGTACGAGAGATAGTGAAAGAAAGAGACACGTCTTAAATTCATCTTCAAACCGTTATCTCCCACACGGCTAGATCTGCAAAAGTAAAAAGCATACCTGAAAATTAATCACATACACAATAAGTATACACTGTATGTACATACATGCATGCACAACCTCCAAAAATGTTACTAGAATTTATACTACAAAGTCAAAAAAACACGAAGGCCAAAAAGGGAAAAACCAATGAATGCTCTAAAGAAGCAcaatgtgtgtctgtgtgtaaCTAAATTAGATTGAGTCAACATTGTTGACCTATGCCAAACAACATGTCTCTCGCATGCATTTATCCATTTTAGATCCCAACGAAGAAATGAAcaatagtcttttttttttttttttttttttaacctggGGTATCCCGGATCTATGGAAAGGCCCAGACTAATCTCCAAGGGAAGGTGCAGCCCACGGATAGATCCTCTCTCCGGGTATGCAAATGAGCCCTAAAGCATGGACCCATATCCGTGTGGGGTGTCCAGAGACATCATGAGGTAGTTCCCTCCGGTAGGGTTCGAACTCGCAACCTGGGTGCAGGAAAGAGCCTGTCCTTACCATTGGGTCATGATGTTCCGGACAATAAACAATAGTCTTTAGtcaataaaaaaagagagatgaacAATAGTCTACTGATCTACAGTACTAgttatttctctttcttttttttttttttttttaatgaacaatagtctttagtaaaaaaaaaaaagaaataactaGTACTGTAGATCTGTAGACGAAGTTTATATAACCATTAAATAATGATTTCTTTTACTAGGAGTATAATCTCACCTATAATAGTATCTTGAATCTCAATGCACTAGGATATAATCTAATGGTATATCTTATCGGTTTaggaaaatttattttttctagatAAATATGTATtcttataagaaaaagaaaatcggAATTTGAGACTGCTATAAATATGGATCTACGTGTTTGTAAATTTTCATTCACATAATAATAAGAAGCCCTAAACGGGTATTTGCCTCAGTACGTTTTTTgctctcttttgttttcttcgaGTTAATTAGCGTTTGTTCACAACAATTACTCATACGAATTAGAGAAACTAAGAGAGGAAACAAAACCAGATAGTAGGAGGCTCCATGTTGAAGAGGCTGAAGTGCGACGCCATATTCATCAGTGACAATGGGCTGACCCGCAGAATTGATGAGAACAACCTCTTCTCCGAATGCATCTCTCACATTGAACGGTTCAGGGCTCACTTCAAACTCCATTTCGTTGATAAACACCCTTATTCTCGCGCACACTGCTTTCGATTTAGCCAAGGTTATCCCATTATTTCATGTTAGTATAATGACTGTATGTTAACACTATCTATATATAGAAAACCTCAAACgggtatataaataaataatcattttacATACTAATAAACAAAGTTTTTTGTAGATTTATATTGATCAATGTGTCCCTTCCATTGTTGACAAAcaattaatgtatttatattgttgagtagaaaattaaagatatatAAGTAATGAGTCTTTTTTCAGAAGGGAAATAATATTATCTACTCAACTAACCTTGAACTTGAAGCTGGTCCGAAGTTGATAATACAATATCAAGAGGATCTGAGGTTGTAATAGTAGTAGTAGTTGAAGTAGTTGGAGGAACATGAAGaatgatgttgttgttgtaagAAGTGATTTGATGACTTGTAGCAGCGTAATGTTGTGGCTGCTGCAACATCTTCATACtcatttcttcatcttctttatcaCTCAAGTGCTGTTGATGATGAGTTCCATAACTAGCATTACCGTTCATGATCTCGCTCAAGAGATATCCGGTACATGGTTCCACCGTTGGATGAGCCGGTTTATGTTGCTCAATCATATCACCGGAGAGAAATCCTAATTGGGATGAGGCGGTGATACCTCCAAACGCTCCGACGGTGGAAACCGGGAAAAGAAACGCATCTTCCGATGGAAACATCCCCATCATTTGACCACCACCCAAAGAGAGATTAGTGTTGTTGTTCTTGTCCTTGTTTTTGTGTGGTTTGGTAGACTTggaggaagatgatgagggAGATGAAGGCTGCTGCGGTTGAGGTTGGGGTTGAGAGAGGGAGTGTTTATGGAGGAGGCGTATTTTGTGTTTGCTACGAGACTTGCGGTTTTGGAACCAATAGAAGACGTTGGCGTCACCAACTTGGCCGTATTCTTGAAGCTGAGCCCTAATCCTTCGAATCTCCTCTCTTGGTGGATTCACCATCCCTGAGTTGAAGATTGCTTCAAGTACACGAATCTGCTCTGGCTTCGGATTCCATCTTGGTTTTGGCTCTGGACTCCTCTCCACCTCACACCCTTTAACAAATCACATCTCATCAGAttagaactaaaaaaaaaaaagaattatcttGAACAAAATTATCAGAAAGTCTTGGGTTTCAAttgctaaatatatatatggaagtATAGAAGGACCTGAGAAGGGAGAAGATCGGTGGGAAGCAGAAGAAGGCAAGGGAGGAGAGTTGATGTCGTGTTGCCATTGATGGTGATGAGGTTTGGATTTGAACATGCTTGGCCAGTGTCTATTCGAGGAAGCCATAACTGATTTAACTCGATCCAAAGAAGACAGATATATGCGTATGTATATGATGATGATTGATGGTGATTATGATGTGATGATGATGTGATGTGTCAAGAGGGAGGAGGAGTAGAGGCAGGGAACAGAATGGCTAAtgggaagaaaataaaaaatgtgaaTAGGGCAAAAGAGTTACGGCCTCTTTTTCTCCATCTTATTGTCTCTCTTCACCTACCCAACCTCTCTACTTACTTATATTCATCTCGTTTACCTAATTTAATAGAGTCTCTTTCTCTGGATATATGATGTTTTCTTTCATCTGTATATGTTTCGTAAAGACaaacttttataaaaatacactactcttgttttaggatgcaaaaGAATTAGAGTAGGCTATATATCCTACAaacataaaatatcataaaacaaaatataaagaaataattttcttattttacacTGTTTATTATAAACTACACCAGTCAAAAAGTAAGTTCTAATCgcattaaaaatgaatttagcAACTGCATGTAAAGATACATTAGGGTCTTTGATCTGTTTTAGATTCCGAGGAGAACTTTGACATTTTAGAATTGAATCCATTTTGCTTGTCGTCATGATTTGAATTACTTTATACTAGGATCCATGCATGTAAGAAACTAAGATTTGTTTTAGGTGTTACATTTAGTTAGTTCGATTTTGTATGGCGAAATGTGTACTACTATAGCaggaataaaaacttaaaatgctTATACAAATTGCCCAGGGAATACTCGATCCCTTCAAAATAATtcatatttagaatttttacaCATAATAAATACATTAAAGTTTAACTATAAATGCATTATTTTTCGTAATTAACTACTCTCTCCATT
The window above is part of the Brassica napus cultivar Da-Ae chromosome C3, Da-Ae, whole genome shotgun sequence genome. Proteins encoded here:
- the LOC106385562 gene encoding WUSCHEL-related homeobox 9-like, whose protein sequence is MASSNRHWPSMFKSKPHHHQWQHDINSPPLPSSASHRSSPFSGCEVERSPEPKPRWNPKPEQIRVLEAIFNSGMVNPPREEIRRIRAQLQEYGQVGDANVFYWFQNRKSRSKHKIRLLHKHSLSQPQPQPQQPSSPSSSSSKSTKPHKNKDKNNNTNLSLGGGQMMGMFPSEDAFLFPVSTVGAFGGITASSQLGFLSGDMIEQHKPAHPTVEPCTGYLLSEIMNGNASYGTHHQQHLSDKEDEEMSMKMLQQPQHYAATSHQITSYNNNIILHVPPTTSTTTTITTSDPLDIVLSTSDQLQVQVCARIRVFINEMEFEVSPEPFNVRDAFGEEVVLINSAGQPIVTDEYGVALQPLQHGASYYLI